cacatccagggggagcccttctacattttaggacggttgtGTTTCTGCGCTTATCCTATATCTAtcatattgtgcaaatcccgtattgtcatcaatccaccaaaaagggggagattgtaagggcatatttatccccaagatgttttggtgattgatgacaatgcttgtgcggactaatcgtgtgcgtttagttctttcatagattcatccattggcacgagacgatttcctcccctcggtgttgtattcaagacggtgtagctccttcgtttcgttgttggtggactagtttcgtaggagtcaccgtactatcaagaggggatccgctttgctaagacttgggtggaatcacacgtacacatccttatcacacccgtcgtctttccttccgcctCTCTGGAGCTGCCGCTTTCCCCTTGCTATGCTTTgctctgccccagcggtagtaccgcgaccctcagcggtagtaccgccgaagctccccagcggtagtaccgctctctgagcggtagtacctctctaaGCGGTATTACCgctctccgagcggtagtaccgcttggggttttcggccgtagtaccgctgtgcgtctgggctacttccgccttgATTCTCGACCGAAgtatttcgtgtcgggttttgcggcactaagggcggtagtaggtgcggtagtaccgccctaagtggtagtaccgctcttccctagcggtagtatcgccctggggtcagggccctggcagtgcggcagtaccgctgggttgagcggtagtaccgcccttccctagcggtagtaccgctctgtgcggggctggtgagtgggataacggttggtttgttccccccactatataaaggggtcttcttccccaaagttgacctacctctttcccccaaagctccattgttgctccaagctccattttcgcccgatctctctccctagccaatcaaacttgttgatttgctcgggattggttgagaaggcccagatctacacttccaccaagagaaatttgattcccccctcttatccctagcggatcttgttactcttgggtgttgagcaccctagacagttgaggtcacctcgaagccatactccattgtggtgaagcttcgtggtgttgttgggagcctccaagtgttgtggagatagccccaatcttgtttgtaaaggtccggttgccgccttcaagggctccaatagtggaatcacggcatctcgcattgtgtgagggcgtgaggagattatggtggccctagtggcttcttggggagcattgtgcctccacaccgctctaacggagacgtacttccccttaaaaggaaggaacttcggtaacacatcctcgtctccaccggctccactcttgattatcttgtccctttacttttgcaagcttacttgagttatatccattgcttgcttgtgtgcttattgtctttgcatcatataggttgtccacgtagttgcacatctagacaacctatttcattgcaaggttcaaattgttaaagaaaagtctaaaaattgttagttgcctattcaccccccccccctctagtcaaccatatcgatcatttcaacttcctatgtttgttgttggactagcacctaggctcaggagaaaacaaacatcagggataaatgctcgataggttaactaaatctagaggaggaagaatggagatcggtTTTGagctaggtttaaaaaggccacgtgatgctacagagtcagccaagttagtatcagaggcagcggttgccgttaggtgtcatgtatgtatcctcccaacatggattcagtacaggaatgacaaagacgaaacccagttcaacaccttcctcgaccatttatctgtaagtatggttatgtatggaaactagtaatatcgtcttgctctttcccatactttctaggttgctgataatgagactcccataattttcaacagatgaggtttaagttggatagccaagatgatgcaaccagacaagcttgcacccatgttttcaagtctgctctgcgacagtatcggtataacttgaggaaaactcgctttgaaggcaaggctaacagtgaactttcccaaacatctccagtggaaaatatatcggatgaagactggaggggccttgttaaacactggtctgatccgaagtatcaggtacattatatatatgtgatcagatcacatgttgaattcctattgacgcatgtgccacacaaatctatcttcttgtaggtgaactgttcaaagaacaaggccaatcgtacgaaagtgaaattccaacatatGACAAGATctagtagctatattgcacactgcgaggctcttgtaattagctgctctttcactcttttcgctgtaccatattatcagatttaTATTGACTTGTTcagaatgcagaggaaagcccgcaaggaccaaaaagtacctgaaccaaatgttgtggaaatcttcaaggactctcacaccagcaagaagaagggcatgactacaccagtcaaagtcgttgttgtaagtccttaatcctcatgccttttaactactacttactctgacttgtgccttgaactgcatggtttgcagccaatgtctattactcttttcaattttatacacaattgtcatagcgtatcattgcaccttacaaggtttaaaagggaggagtgatgttcctttgatcttgacccgtaatctaggtccgtgctggacttgcccacacaatgttacaattgcctgtttgtctgttctcagttgttttgtgatatgaatgatgtcatactatgattactgtattataaacttcgtatctttatccttagccctcaatacaatgtgaagaaatagacaatacattagcgatggtacatggtcatatgtttggaacctggttttattatgtactttgcaataaaatacaactaatattttacatgggttcaccagaataagttctgtatatagaccaaagctattttgtttggttttgttgcctccttaatatcttctgttctggtactactaatgtaaaacctcaatttttcagcgagctatggaaaaaatggtggaaccgccaccttctgaaggtggcgaggcaactataaccgcaatgtcagctcttgctgcagtgggtcagtacctgtccactaacagtgccaaaagcatgttcctgcgtaatactgggttggttgttaaggcaatatcgtccaaactgcctcatgatcaagatatgcaagctcaaagcaatgttgtatctgcgctccagacacaagtccattccctaacagaggccctttgtgaaacaaggagaaacattgctcaatgtcttcaagatatgcatggttttgaaaccagactatcagacatttgctatgttgttcaggagcctaggggaaatgaaggcgagggttatggtgttccatcggacaatacagcatgaaaacgtaacagtcaggtcaaatgaaccgagcttctgaacttctggtggtgcatttatctgctagactgttaagttttatgtcaaccttccttttgttatatagttgtaatttgttttggtgcgatacaaaatttattcttaacgtgcaaccaccggctgaagaaaacagcaagccatttttgtatagtgtagggtgttccctatatttgcactagtggcgatctttgatgccgagtggatgtaatctgtgcaatcgccttaatagcctagtgttagtttgggccttatttatttcctagtcttctttttccctggtttgctagtggccgcaactacccatgggccatatacgggccgtaggatccatgggtctcctacgggccgtcgataaatgggcctgtaatcggtgggcctcgggccgtcggataaatgggtctacatgggccgtaatcgggcgtaattggtatcggcccagcacggtaacgggacgttaacaggccataggactgcaaaagcttaattctgtcataggtataatgggtcgttaatgggccagaatataggacgggctggccagaaacgggccgactcttgccatgggccgaatttggcccattagggtaacaggccagtaacgggccgactcttgccatggaccgaatttggcccattttgggaacatgccagtaacgggccgactcttgccatgggccgaatttgacccattaggggaacaggccagtaacgggccagaagtaatcgagggccgaaaaggagcccaagaacgtatgggccgtcaataggctgaaagctaacacgggatggaaacggcccatgtaaatcacaggtcgttaacgggtacaaagaaaattattgttcattatgggctagagtcaccgtgggcctgtaaagggccaaaagatacgaaggcctcatatgggccgaaagacgtcgggggctatacatgggccgaaagtgaaatgggctggtgttatattcgacgggccacatgacgttgttgggccgatttcctttagtgcctaacgggccgtaaaatgggctatttgcgaagagaccgttaacaggcttttcatgggccagcccgttaacttttgaccaagtcaaacgggccggctttgtaagctaaatgggccaatggtgggccgtggcacgtgtcgacatatcataggcgcccatctgacccactgacgagctgacacgtgtttcgtccggccaataagaattttacacgtggaaatttcccattggtcggggctgttaacgggttatcggatccaaaacccgacccaatagcttaacggtgttccgttacggtggatgccacgtgtcggtcacccttgacgaaaccacttctatgacgcgcgatttatcgtcatggaagtggacacttccgtgatgataattttggtaatgtcatggaacacttctacgacagcacaggtatgactatcttgattatgtcataaatttgtcatggatgtacatgcatgataaaaaacacgacctactgtgacaagcacgtatcatcacggaagtgtatttttttgtagtgatagttgcatatctagacaacctactttgatgcaaagtttaaattggtaaagaaaagattaaaaaGTGTTAGTTGTCTATTCACCCCCCNNNNNNNNNNNNNNNNNNNNNNNNNNNNNNNNNNNNNNNNNNNNNNNNNNNNNNNNNNNNNNNNNNNNNNNNNNNNNNNNNNNNNNNNNNNNNNNNNNNNNNNNNNNNNNNNNNNNNNNNNNNNNNNNNNNNNNNNNNGATCCTTTCACAAAGCTACTAGACAAGGGCGATCGCCTCATACTCATATCCACAGTCCTCGACTCCATTCTTACGTACTTTATGTCTATTTTTCGAATCCCCAAGAAAACCCTAAAGCTTATTGATTCCTTGAGAAGATCTTTTTTTGGGGCTGGTGAGGATGCCTGCTCGGGAGCCAAATGCCTGATTGCATGGAAAAACGTGTGTTCGCAAAAATAATCGGTGGTTTAGGGCTGAAGAACCTACAGGTTCAAAATAACTGTCTACTAATGAAGTTTGCTGTCAAAGCTCTATCATCCACAGAATCACCATGGCTAGACTGGCTAGAACTACAACATCCCAATGCCCTAGTTTCTTCGGGAACACAAACATCCTTTCTATGCCGCACGATTTTGCAACAAATCTCAACCCTACAATCAATCTCCTTCGTTTTGACAAACAGTGGAACACATACATATTTCTGGTTAGATACTTGGCTCACCCCAAAACCCCTAGCTACCACCTACCCACACCTCTTCTCACACTCAACACAAAAGCTGGTAAAAGTGGCTAACATCTTGCATTTCGGCATTGAAACAAACCTCTGTAATCGTCTCTCCCTCACATCAGAAACAAAGCTGGTTTCGCTTTTGGCTGTTTTGTAGGACTTCATGCCGTCGCTAGAAGAAGATCAACGGTTCCTCCTTCGGGGTCATGCCTTCTCCACCAAGCAAGCCTACGGCACCATCATGGCAAGGCCAGAAACGGACCTCCATGCCCCACTCATCTGGAATAGCAAGGGTCCTCGCAAGACAAAAATCTTTGCTTGGCTTCTATTCAAAGATCGCCTAAGCACCGCCGTCAATCTTGCCCACAAGAATATAATCCCCTCCGACTTATGCACACTGTGTGCTATGCTACCCGAAGACTCCACTCACCTCTTCATCACATGCCCCCTTGCCAACAGAATTTGGCAGCGACTGGGTGTTCTGCCACACAAGCTGACCTTAATGAACTTTGGGACGCTCCACTGCCTCAACACCTGCCCAAAAATGCATGGCCCCTCGTCCTCCTCGCGCTACTCTCAAATATTTGGGCGGCGCGAAATGACATGCTTTTTAGGAATGTCGATCAATGTTCTGTAATAACAATTAGGAACATTCTATCGGACTTGGATCTCTGGCCACACCGTCTTGTCGATACGGGTGACAAGGAGGACGTTTCCTCGTGGCGTTCTTACCTCTCTGCATGATGCATCGTGCCTATGTAATCTGGACCTGCTGTCTCTATANNNNNNNNNNNNNNNNNNNNNNNNNNNNNNNNNNNNNNNNNNNNNNNNNNNNNNNNNNNNNNNNNNNNNNNNNNNNNNNNNNNNNNNNNNNNNNNNNNNNNNNNNNNNNNNNNNNNNNNNNNNNNNNNNNNNNNNNNNNNNNNNNNNNNNNNNNNNNNNNNNNNNNNNNNNNNNNNNNNNNNNNNNNNNNNNNNNNNNNNNNNNNNNNNNNNNNNNNNNNNNNNNNNNNNNNNNNNNNNNNNNNNNNNNNNNNNNNNNNNNNNNNNNNNNNNNNNNNNNNNNNNNNNNNNNNNNNNNATGGCGtgccttagctttatagaagggagAAAAATATGTACAAGAGATTACACATTGCTAGCTAGGAGTAACAAACCGACCCTAGCCAAGCCTCCACACCACTCCCTAGCTCTACTCGACTACTCTATGATCGGTTGTCCTCCGAGAGCTCCTGCTTTGGCCCAAGTCCTCAGCTCATCAAAGATAGAGTCTACCGTATCCCACTCGTTCTTGATCATGCCCGTGCCGAATACCCTCGCATTCCTTTGCTTCCATCACGTGCCGCTTGCGTCCAACAGATTAGCATCACGAGGGTGTCAAAACCTTTCCGAGACTGCTTATCTATTCGCTTTCTCGTACCCATCCACCGCTGCACCAATCTTGAGTCATTTGTTGGGCAAAGGTCGGCCGTCAAACCCATCCTAGTAGTGCAGCGGAACCACACTTGCCGCGAGAACACGCACTGCAGCAAAATGTGGTCAACTGTATCCTCCTCCTGGTCACACATGTAACATTTTGATGCTTGGTCTTGCAATCCGTGCCTAGCTCTCCTGTCCGAGGTCCATAGACATATTGCACCGCGAGCCACATGAATAGCTTGCACGCAAGCGGTGCCCAACACTTCCATATGGCTCCGAAGCAGTGGAATCTGATTCATCCCTCGCATAGCATCTTGTACGCAGATGATGCCGTGTAGACTCCGGACGTGTTCCAAGCCCAGATGGGACAGTCCTCGACCTGAGCGTCCAAATGAACTTCCAAGAGAATCTCCCAAAGGCCGATGAACTGGGTGAGGCCCTCAGTGCATAGGTCACCCACGACATCGTCCATCCATGAATGCATGTACATCGCATCTCGCACAAGTCTCCTGTTTGCCACTTGTGTCCGCACCTTTGCCACAAACAATGGTGCAAAATCTTTAATAGCTCTCCATGTATCCATCGGTCTTTCCAGAACAAGGTCTTGCCTCCTGAACCAACTTCTCATTTGACAAGGCTTCCAAAAGCTTGATCCACCTTTTTGTCCGAGGTCAAGTTGAGGCCTTGCCACGGCCTGGAATCATCAGTGCGTCTGAGCCATTCCCATCTGAGTCTTAAAGTGATACCGTTCTCATTTGACAAGGCTTCCAAAAGCTTGATGCACCTTTTTGTCCGAGGTCAAGTTGAGGCCTTGCCACGGCCTGGAATCATCAGTGCGTCTGAGCCATTCTCATCTGAGTCTTAAAGTGATACCGTGCTTAAACAGGTCAATGACACTCAAGCCTCCCAAGTGTTTAGGCCTGCACACTCTAGCCCAGGAGACGGCACATTTGCCTCCATTCACCGCCTCGGTTCCGGACCAGAAAAATGCACGACACCCCTTGTCCACTCTCTCCAGAGCCCATTTAGGTGCCTCCGCTATCATGAGATGATGTGTAGCGTGCGCCCTCATTACTTGATTGACAAGAATGCGCCTCCCCGGCCTTGTCACGAGACCCCTTTGCCATCCTGGCAGGATGTGGAGAGCCATGTCAACAATTGGCTGCCACTCTAACCTTTTGAGTTGCCTGATGCTAAGCTGGAGCCCGAGGTATTTGCATGGAAAGGTGTCGATTCTTCATGGTAGCGCAGACTTAACAAGCTCTTCATCCTCATTTTCTGCTCTGATCGAGATTGCCGCAGATTTGGaataaatcataaatattccagaaGAACTGAAATTCAATAAAAGTCAGAAATAACTCGATGGCAAAAATGATTGATGAGAACATATGGTAGTCTTTCATCAACGGCCATAACATCTCGGTCTTTGTGCCAACAGACACGTCTTCTGCTAATGAAAAATACTGTATATCCAACCTCGGCGAGACGCACATGGTATCAAATAATCTCAAACCCGAGGTCAAAGTTTGAACCCACTTGAGCATGGATTTGTTTCTTCAAAAACGAAACAAGAACAAGAACCATAAACTACACTCCTACATCAGTAGTTGGGTACATGTCTCGTGAATATTAAAGGTTATGAAACATGTCTCATGAGAAGACTAAGAATTAGCAAACCCTTTTATATTAGTCCTACAGAACATGACACCAAATTCAATATCAACGAGACATCAGCTCCCTCTGCAAGCCAAGGGGCACAACAACCCTACAAACTGGAGTACAAAATTACTCGCCCCCTGTACATTACACGCGGCAAATTTTGGCCCCCCGTGATTCATCCATCCAAACATCCAATGTATGAGCTCCAGGAGGTGAAGCAGCTGATAAACATCAAACCCGTTGATGGCGTACCTTGTTTGTGTACTGAAGAACAGGCAATGGTGAGGTCCATGGTCTCCACTGCCGTCAGTCAATAGAGCAGATGTAGGGAACTCGAGTTAAGGGTGATGGACACCCGGTCTGGTGGGTGTCAGTCATGCTGGCCTGGTCCCTGGTGTTCTTCTAAAATGACACTACGGCAGTGGGACTGACGGATGCCGCCTGGTTAAGCCATCGGTTGCTCTGGTGAAGCAGACATGGATGAGCGCCGTGTCATCTGTAGTTGCAGCATTGCGCGCGGCCTAACGACAGTTTGTCCCAGAGGCACAGCATCTGCCTGGGGGACTGGTAGTGCGCCGTGAAGTAGTTGTCCACGCAGCCATACTGGCAGAACTTCCAGCTGTGAATGTACTGCACCGGCGCGGTGATGGTGGTAGTGTTGTAGTCTTCGACCCACATGCCCATGCTCACATCCTCCATCTTGAACAGCTGCAGCAGCAGATGGTGGCCGTTAGACACCAGCAAAAAAAAAGATGGTTGCCGTAAGACGATGATGATACTTTTTTTCTTGCGGATTCAGGGTCAGATGATGATATATTGATACTTTTTTTCTTCCGGATTCAGGGTCAGATGATGATGATACTTTTTTTCTTGCACACCGATGCGCTGCAGTTCGGCCAGAGTAAAGATCTTACCCTTAGTGACTGAATTGCGTGACGGGACACGATGTCTCTGGCAATATTAATCGAAATTACGTAGCCGGGTCCGTTGGCATAGGGGGGATACACCAATTCTGGCCATTCCTGCAGGTGCCTGCGTTGTGAGAAGTGCACAGGTGTATGTATATGATTCACATTGTGGGAAACGAAACGTACCTCGAACGTCACGGCCCATTTACCGCTCCGGAGAGGCCTGTGTAAGAGATTTAGGTTGCCAAGATAAAGAGGCAAGGTTCTGTTGAAGGTAGAGACCTGTTGCAACACTACATCCAGCCTCACAAAGGTATCATCGTCGCACTTCATGATATACTCCGCGGTAACATTTTGCACCTGCACAGAAATAAGAGTGAGTGATAATGAAGCATTGCCAAGAGCCAACTAATATGTGAAGAACCATCATGGCTTACCCCGTACTGACATATCGCAACTGTTTTGAGAACCACCAACTCATACCGGTCGATAAATGGCAGAATGACAACGTCTCCAAAATATTCTGCTTCCTTCTTTAGTGCTGCATTTATCTCTTTTCTATGGCTCTACAAAAGCAAACATATCCCACAGTGGTGTTAACGTTATTTTGCAATTATATGAACAAGACATTATGGCAAAATGCATACGAAGACCAAACTGTAGCATATCATACATCGACAAAAAGGATTCAGTCATTTTTTaaaacatactccctctgttcacaaatataagatgttcttgaTATTTCAATATTGTCTACATGCGGACTGAAATGAGTGAGCAAAcacactaaaatgtgtctatatacatccgattcacaaaaaagttagaacagcttatatttgtgaacggagaaaGCAAGACTTATCTTACCAGTGCGACAAAGAATCGAGCAACCACATTTCCCAATTGGATTGCAGGAAACTGCATCCAAGTTTTTCTAATAGCCATCCGCTCAGCAAAATGGTTTGTAGCAGAGAGAATGCCGATAAAAAGCTGAATTGGTTCCTCTGGCACAGGGCAAGCCTTCCACTTATCAGACATTTCCAAGACATTTTGCAGAGAAAAACTAGGATGAGCCTTCGGAAGAGAGGTTGCATACACTGAGTGAACATCTATGCCGCCTGTTACAGCTAAACCAGTTGCATCTTCGAGAGTGAATCCCTGATAAACATTGAGAACAAAAACTAGTCAGTATTTCCATTCGCAGAACTGTACAACATCCGTAATTGTATACACCGAATAAAATCTTTGTCATAGGAACCGAATTTACCATCCGATGAGGAAATGAGGCAACATGACGACCCCCTACATTAATATGGTATCCTTCAACACCAGCTTGGATAGTGAGAACAAACATCTTCCCCTCTAAAAATGGGTATGGCCAGGTCATTTCTGGTTTCTTTGCTCGGCCGATGAACCTGTTGAACCATGAGCTTGTTTTTGTTTCTTTTGAATCAGCCATGTCCCTCCGTTCCCATTTCTCACATTTTGGAAAACCATCGACTGCAAAAAGTTAACAACACTGTCAGCACACATAGAGGTAATGTCAACTGACACGGAGGTGAGGGTTGATACCATTTCAAAAAGAAAAACATAGTACAGAAGAAATGTAGCATCAGAAAACATTTTGGGAGACAGATTGGTAAAACATGATCCAGCCAATACATTACAATTGTATACGGAAAATCTGAAAAACTATGGAGCGCGACGCAATTACACGTAGCATCCCCTTTTCTGTCAACTAGCACCAGTAAGTCCAATTGTACAGGAACTAAAATCATTGCTACAATCTACGAACAGTCAAAATAACTAATGAGCAAGTGATTCAAATAAACACAAGCTTGCGTGCCTACGAATGGAGAATGGAAGATCAATACAGAATGGTATATTGACCCATACAGATTACTGGTTACTGAACAGGCAATGTTGCATTGTCCTTGTGCCCGGAGCAGAAAGACAGCAAAATAAGCAAGCTCAATTACAGCTAACTGCAGTACAATGAGCTGAGCGCACGCACCATGGTCGTCGTCCTTGGAGGGGGTGCCGTCGCAGCGCTGCGCCTTGCCCCACTGCATGCGGAAGCAGGTGTTCATCTCCAGCACCGGCCGACGGCTCCAGTCGCCGCGGAGCCGCGGGTTGAGGTGGAGGATCCTGGGCGGGTCCTCGCCCTCGGAGGCGCGCAGGCCGCGCAGCTCCACCGCGAACTGCGCC
Above is a window of Triticum dicoccoides isolate Atlit2015 ecotype Zavitan chromosome 5B, WEW_v2.0, whole genome shotgun sequence DNA encoding:
- the LOC119307282 gene encoding hydroxyproline O-galactosyltransferase GALT2-like, which translates into the protein MKRARSSEIFLGGRARARRRLAPLLAAAAFAYLVFVSVKLSGLGSWQDAAAIPRPETAASRGELLQRDALERAPRGRRAAGGGAAVTGYGRITGEILRRHEALGGGSRRRWGLRGNFSELERMAAEAWALGARAWEEASAFSGDVDAIVSGDGAAVECPASLELGGGGEGETAAFLPCGLAVGSAVTVVATPREAVAEYVEALERSGSGNGTVMVAQFAVELRGLRASEGEDPPRILHLNPRLRGDWSRRPVLEMNTCFRMQWGKAQRCDGTPSKDDDHVDGFPKCEKWERRDMADSKETKTSSWFNRFIGRAKKPEMTWPYPFLEGKMFVLTIQAGVEGYHINVGGRHVASFPHRMGFTLEDATGLAVTGGIDVHSVYATSLPKAHPSFSLQNVLEMSDKWKACPVPEEPIQLFIGILSATNHFAERMAIRKTWMQFPAIQLGNVVARFFVALSHRKEINAALKKEAEYFGDVVILPFIDRYELVVLKTVAICQYGVQNVTAEYIMKCDDDTFVRLDVVLQQVSTFNRTLPLYLGNLNLLHRPLRSGKWAVTFEEWPELVYPPYANGPGYVISINIARDIVSRHAIQSLRLFKMEDVSMGMWVEDYNTTTITAPVQYIHSWKFCQYGCVDNYFTAHYQSPRQMLCLWDKLSLGRAQCCNYR